A region of Allocoleopsis franciscana PCC 7113 DNA encodes the following proteins:
- a CDS encoding tetratricopeptide repeat protein, producing the protein MPDSRPLRDQYIELIDEIVQATLKGKIRSKEQVYQMLLQGVSTGTGEIFDRCLDEQMNATQQQVDNPVSEMKQAKAIRSLRALKTLSGEWERVQEKKRTSQALTGAVQAITTVDSSERLTALLRVIDPNRQQVLNLQQLAQLGKDLQQQAQQSSDPDTAQELQQLSQGITAGLTSWQRLEDYVVSWIYDQNQGLGFEGLPEQRGPWAVWAKQVNSPLPKSLFQAIAQNQSLHEWVDQQPSLELSSWVELAVILQCLQRGLVAWFDKMVYDSKMGAKLSISTFIVFAVIWSQLANALSQAITLAEREVLINGCFQVSLQILRAFAQRDYFPLYGGVFASLNGNSLRDALNYLDEPLRQVEGTQEKARILTLLGYSLRAQGLYDRATAFHQQALEIARGAGDRICEIANLNHLSRICVAQKNYAEAINYSQRALILSRQSGDRLGEANALTNLGYSEVFQAKEQAQLESEVYETAIHYLEQSLQLLARLGDSLGGGYASQQSQSLCFSSLGIAHVVIEQPQKAITYLEQGWQAAQISGDLYLQGVNLAYLAQACYSLQNLAQTLYTGSLGAYLLEQIGSSDWRQPAGLLTILQGQLGAEVFQTLLEQERSKIIAFIGVDGYDYIPQLLQKYRDSM; encoded by the coding sequence ATGCCGGACTCCAGGCCATTGCGCGATCAATACATCGAGTTAATCGACGAAATTGTGCAAGCGACCCTCAAAGGAAAGATCCGCTCTAAAGAGCAGGTCTATCAAATGCTGTTACAAGGAGTCAGCACCGGGACGGGCGAAATCTTCGATCGCTGTTTGGACGAACAGATGAACGCCACCCAGCAGCAGGTAGATAACCCCGTCAGCGAAATGAAGCAAGCTAAAGCCATCCGCAGTCTCAGGGCACTGAAAACCCTGAGTGGTGAATGGGAACGGGTACAGGAGAAAAAGCGCACCTCACAGGCTCTTACAGGTGCGGTTCAAGCCATTACTACGGTTGACTCCAGCGAACGCCTCACCGCTTTATTGCGAGTCATCGACCCCAATCGGCAGCAAGTGCTGAACTTACAACAACTCGCCCAGTTAGGGAAGGACTTACAGCAGCAAGCTCAACAGAGTTCTGACCCGGACACGGCTCAAGAATTGCAACAACTCTCCCAAGGTATCACCGCAGGTTTAACCTCCTGGCAGCGCTTGGAAGATTATGTCGTCAGTTGGATTTACGACCAAAATCAAGGTTTGGGATTTGAAGGACTGCCCGAACAACGCGGCCCTTGGGCGGTATGGGCGAAACAAGTGAATAGCCCCCTACCCAAGTCCTTGTTTCAAGCGATCGCACAAAATCAATCCCTGCATGAATGGGTCGATCAACAGCCAAGTTTAGAATTGAGTAGCTGGGTGGAATTGGCTGTCATTCTCCAGTGCTTGCAGCGTGGACTGGTCGCTTGGTTCGACAAAATGGTCTATGACTCCAAAATGGGAGCCAAGCTGTCGATTTCTACCTTTATCGTTTTTGCCGTTATTTGGTCGCAATTAGCCAACGCCTTGAGTCAGGCGATTACCCTGGCTGAACGCGAGGTACTGATCAATGGGTGTTTTCAGGTGTCTCTGCAAATTCTCCGTGCTTTTGCCCAACGGGACTATTTCCCCCTTTACGGCGGCGTTTTTGCCTCTTTAAATGGGAACTCTTTGCGGGATGCCCTGAATTATCTAGATGAACCCTTGCGGCAAGTTGAAGGGACTCAGGAGAAAGCGCGGATTTTAACCTTGTTGGGTTATTCGTTACGAGCTCAAGGTTTATATGATCGGGCTACGGCTTTTCATCAACAGGCACTAGAGATTGCTCGTGGTGCGGGCGATCGGATTTGTGAGATTGCCAATCTCAATCATTTAAGCCGAATTTGTGTCGCTCAAAAAAATTACGCTGAAGCGATTAACTACTCTCAAAGAGCATTAATTCTCTCTCGTCAATCCGGAGATCGGTTAGGAGAAGCCAACGCCCTGACCAATTTAGGCTACAGTGAGGTGTTTCAAGCCAAAGAGCAGGCACAGCTAGAATCAGAAGTTTATGAAACAGCAATTCACTATCTAGAACAAAGTCTGCAATTGTTAGCACGATTGGGCGATTCCCTTGGAGGTGGTTATGCTTCCCAACAGAGTCAATCCCTATGTTTCAGTAGTTTGGGCATTGCCCATGTTGTGATTGAACAGCCTCAAAAAGCCATTACCTACCTTGAACAAGGTTGGCAAGCCGCTCAAATTTCCGGCGATTTGTATCTACAAGGGGTCAATTTAGCCTACCTCGCCCAAGCTTGTTACAGTTTACAAAACTTGGCTCAAACCCTCTACACCGGTAGCTTAGGTGCCTATCTTTTAGAGCAAATAGGTTCTAGTGATTGGCGTCAACCGGCTGGCTTACTCACTATTTTGCAGGGTCAACTGGGTGCCGAAGTGTTCCAAACCTTATTGGAGCAAGAGCGATCAAAAATTATTGCCTTTATTGGTGTTGATGGCTATGACTATATTCCTCAACTGCTGCAAAAATATCGAGATTCAATGTAG